One Nitrospirota bacterium genomic region harbors:
- the fliF gene encoding flagellar M-ring protein FliF — protein MADNFQQITQGLTSNAVLKKLGLIVFLIASVSGLVVVWLWAQKPELEVLYSNLSSEDSGTIIGKLKEAHIPYSFSADGSAVLVPSDKVHELRIQMATQGIPQGGVVGFEIFDRTTIGTTEFVQKINYRRALEGELDRTIGQLAEVSRARVHLAVPEKTLFTERQEQPRASVVVSLRTGRNLSEGQVQGIVHLVSSSVESLAPQAVTVVDNHGHILSKNADESSKFQMSASQLDYQHTLEKKIEDNIQTLLEKVVGPNKAIVRVSSLLDLRQVEKTEEKYDPDGQVVRSEQKSDENLSGSSTAPGNGGVPGALSNTPPKAPATPGEGAKSNNSTQKKNDVTNYEISKTTSRIIEPVGTIKRLSVAVMVDGAYEVTKGDKGQSTRKYIPRSDDEMKKLSDLVKKAMGYSDERKDQIEVVNIPFEANAEVPSEEPAAPESINKMVQYAPYIKYALGGIVSLIVFFLVIRPVLKGLASTSPGEISGVQMSQGQMAAVGEAYQQQQQQGIPGLPTREQVSQMAKQNPQLVAQVVKGWLKEK, from the coding sequence ATGGCGGATAACTTTCAGCAGATTACACAAGGTCTCACTTCGAACGCAGTTCTAAAAAAGCTCGGACTGATTGTCTTCCTGATCGCCTCTGTTTCAGGACTGGTGGTGGTCTGGCTCTGGGCGCAAAAACCGGAACTGGAAGTGCTTTATTCCAATCTCTCGTCCGAAGATAGCGGAACCATTATCGGAAAATTAAAAGAGGCGCATATCCCCTACTCGTTTTCCGCAGACGGTTCTGCCGTGTTAGTCCCCTCCGATAAGGTTCATGAACTTCGGATTCAAATGGCCACCCAGGGGATCCCCCAGGGAGGGGTTGTCGGTTTTGAAATATTTGACAGAACGACTATTGGCACAACAGAATTTGTTCAAAAAATTAATTATCGCAGAGCTCTGGAAGGAGAGCTGGATCGGACCATTGGCCAACTGGCAGAAGTCAGCCGGGCAAGAGTCCATCTTGCCGTTCCGGAGAAAACGCTTTTTACGGAACGACAGGAGCAACCTCGCGCTTCGGTCGTCGTCTCTCTTCGCACCGGACGTAATTTAAGCGAAGGACAGGTTCAGGGGATTGTTCACCTGGTTTCCAGCAGTGTCGAAAGCCTTGCGCCCCAGGCCGTTACGGTGGTTGACAATCATGGCCATATCCTTTCCAAAAACGCGGACGAATCGTCCAAATTTCAAATGAGCGCATCCCAGCTTGATTATCAACATACACTTGAAAAAAAGATTGAAGACAATATCCAGACCCTGCTCGAAAAGGTGGTCGGACCGAACAAGGCCATCGTCAGAGTCTCCAGCCTTCTCGATCTGCGTCAGGTCGAGAAAACAGAAGAGAAGTACGATCCGGACGGCCAAGTGGTCAGAAGTGAACAAAAGTCCGACGAAAATCTTTCTGGGTCCTCCACCGCTCCCGGAAATGGCGGCGTTCCAGGAGCCCTATCCAATACGCCGCCCAAGGCCCCTGCCACACCGGGAGAAGGTGCCAAAAGCAATAATTCCACCCAGAAAAAGAATGATGTCACCAATTATGAAATTAGCAAAACCACCAGCAGAATTATCGAACCGGTTGGTACGATTAAAAGGCTCTCGGTAGCTGTCATGGTGGATGGCGCTTATGAAGTCACCAAAGGGGACAAAGGCCAGTCGACCCGAAAATATATTCCCCGATCAGACGATGAGATGAAAAAGCTGAGCGATCTGGTCAAAAAAGCTATGGGCTATTCAGATGAAAGAAAAGATCAGATTGAAGTCGTCAATATTCCTTTTGAAGCCAATGCCGAAGTTCCCAGTGAAGAACCTGCCGCACCTGAATCGATCAATAAAATGGTTCAATATGCCCCATACATTAAATATGCTTTGGGCGGAATTGTTTCGCTGATCGTCTTTTTCCTGGTCATTCGTCCCGTTCTCAAAGGTCTGGCATCCACCTCTCCGGGAGAGATTTCCGGGGTTCAAATGAGCCAGGGACAGATGGCTGCCGTAGGTGAAGCCTATCAACAGCAACAACAGCAGGGAATCCCCGGACTACCTACGCGTGAACAGGTCTCTCAGATGGCCAAACAAAATCCACAACTTGTCGCCCAGGTGGTTAAGGGATGGCTGAAAGAGAAATAG
- the fliE gene encoding flagellar hook-basal body complex protein FliE, whose amino-acid sequence MDIQNIGLPSVASNPALPSPVSPGAAKGEPGFLETLKESIQMVNEAQLNADQAVTNFETGKEQNLHQTMIALQKADISFELMMQVRNKIVNAYQEISKMQI is encoded by the coding sequence ATGGATATTCAAAACATCGGGCTCCCATCCGTCGCATCGAATCCGGCCTTGCCGTCCCCTGTTTCTCCGGGTGCCGCAAAGGGGGAACCGGGTTTTCTGGAAACCTTGAAAGAATCGATTCAGATGGTCAATGAAGCTCAACTGAATGCCGATCAGGCCGTCACCAATTTCGAAACAGGGAAGGAACAGAATCTTCACCAAACCATGATTGCCTTGCAAAAGGCGGACATCAGCTTTGAATTGATGATGCAGGTCCGGAACAAAATCGTCAACGCTTATCAGGAAATCTCGAAGATGCAGATCTAG
- the flgC gene encoding flagellar basal body rod protein FlgC: MDLDAAFMISASGLDAQKERLNVISSNLANVDSTRTPEGGPYRRKDVVFSTVDTGNSFESALSSITSKSEQGVEVSDVISDTRPFKQVYNPQHPDADASGYVLFPNVNPMEEMVNMISASRSYEANVTAFNATKNMALKALEIGK, encoded by the coding sequence ATGGATTTAGATGCAGCTTTTATGATTTCAGCTTCCGGGTTAGATGCTCAGAAGGAACGGCTCAATGTGATCTCAAGCAATCTGGCGAACGTCGACTCGACCCGAACGCCTGAAGGGGGCCCCTATCGGAGAAAAGATGTTGTCTTTTCCACCGTTGACACAGGCAATTCATTTGAAAGTGCCCTTTCTTCCATCACTTCCAAATCGGAACAGGGAGTCGAAGTGAGCGATGTGATCAGCGACACCCGGCCGTTTAAACAGGTCTATAATCCCCAGCATCCCGATGCGGACGCTTCAGGGTATGTGCTATTTCCGAATGTTAATCCGATGGAAGAAATGGTCAACATGATTTCGGCATCCCGCTCATACGAAGCCAATGTCACGGCCTTCAATGCCACGAAAAATATGGCGCTTAAAGCTTTAGAAATCGGGAAATAG
- the flgB gene encoding flagellar basal body rod protein FlgB: MEIFNKTIGILEKSLDIRSEKNRVISANIANQETPGFRANDVNFKEILKSATSDSSSIQLSRTSGSHLGGLSSGSTAILPTEIPGPSKRLDGNTVDSEMEMAKLAENQVNYSAAVQMISEKFKMLHYVISESK; encoded by the coding sequence ATGGAAATATTCAATAAGACCATCGGAATACTTGAAAAATCACTCGACATCCGAAGCGAGAAGAATCGGGTCATTTCAGCAAATATCGCCAATCAGGAGACCCCCGGGTTTCGGGCAAACGATGTTAATTTTAAAGAGATCTTGAAATCGGCGACCAGCGACTCCTCGTCTATTCAACTTTCCCGGACAAGCGGATCTCATCTGGGAGGCCTCTCTTCCGGATCGACAGCCATTTTGCCCACGGAAATACCGGGCCCCTCCAAACGACTGGATGGAAATACGGTGGATAGTGAAATGGAGATGGCCAAACTGGCGGAAAATCAGGTCAATTACAGCGCCGCCGTTCAGATGATTTCCGAGAAGTTTAAAATGCTCCATTATGTCATCAGCGAAAGTAAATAA
- a CDS encoding sigma-54-dependent Fis family transcriptional regulator encodes MSTETKSRSILVIDDEPEMRSALAASIQQMGYSVFTASRGEEGIQLFKDRPIGAILTDFKLPQMNGLEVFQEIQKSQIKIPVIMMSAYGTIDKAVDAMKSGIFDFLVKPFTQETLESAIRRAFQEGDAVHPISRIKSLPKGKKRMISQDTAMLKILKLAEVVAASQATILIEGESGTGKELLARHIHEFSPRAHRPFIAINCAAVPETLLESELFGYEKGAFTGAVSKKPGKFELAHTGTILLDEVSEMPLHLQAKLLRILQEREVELLGGKEPIPLDIRVIATTNRPIWEEVKSGRFREDLYYRLNVFPLRLPPLRNRLNDIPILFEYFQQKLFCKKESPSMSLSPEALNHLMSKKWQGNVREFENVMERAFLLAENGIIFPEHLMFEEDQSDPSKKVESHVMPQTVWEAERELILKTLEKSGGNRTQTAKILGISIRTVRNKLRDYRETGRFIQPNDPGVGKSCPLEEAESSQDNRENLVKGEV; translated from the coding sequence ATGAGTACGGAGACGAAGTCTCGATCAATTCTGGTCATCGACGATGAACCCGAAATGCGGTCCGCACTGGCCGCATCTATCCAGCAGATGGGATACTCCGTCTTCACCGCTTCACGGGGAGAGGAAGGGATTCAACTTTTCAAAGATAGACCGATCGGGGCGATCCTGACCGATTTTAAACTGCCTCAGATGAATGGTCTGGAAGTCTTTCAGGAGATCCAGAAATCTCAAATCAAGATCCCGGTGATTATGATGTCTGCTTATGGGACAATCGACAAGGCGGTTGATGCGATGAAGTCGGGCATTTTTGATTTTCTGGTTAAACCTTTCACGCAGGAGACACTGGAATCGGCGATTCGCAGAGCATTCCAGGAAGGAGACGCGGTGCATCCGATCTCCCGAATCAAGAGCCTTCCCAAAGGAAAAAAACGGATGATCAGCCAGGATACGGCCATGCTCAAAATCCTGAAACTGGCTGAAGTCGTCGCGGCAAGCCAGGCAACGATTTTGATCGAGGGAGAGAGCGGCACCGGAAAAGAACTCCTGGCTCGCCATATTCATGAATTCAGCCCCAGAGCACACCGTCCTTTCATCGCGATCAACTGCGCCGCGGTCCCTGAAACACTCCTGGAGAGCGAACTCTTCGGGTATGAAAAGGGGGCTTTCACAGGCGCCGTCTCCAAAAAACCCGGAAAATTTGAACTGGCCCATACCGGTACGATTCTGCTCGACGAAGTGAGTGAAATGCCGCTTCACCTCCAGGCGAAACTTCTCCGAATTCTACAAGAACGCGAAGTGGAACTCCTGGGAGGGAAAGAGCCGATTCCATTAGATATCCGGGTCATTGCCACAACGAATCGCCCGATCTGGGAAGAGGTGAAATCAGGACGGTTTCGAGAAGACCTTTATTACCGTCTCAATGTCTTTCCGCTTAGGTTGCCCCCACTCCGGAACCGGCTGAACGATATCCCTATTCTCTTTGAATACTTTCAACAAAAACTTTTCTGCAAAAAAGAGAGCCCTTCCATGTCCCTTTCTCCGGAAGCTCTGAATCACCTGATGTCAAAAAAATGGCAGGGAAACGTCAGAGAATTTGAAAATGTCATGGAGCGTGCGTTTCTTCTTGCTGAAAACGGCATTATTTTCCCGGAGCATTTGATGTTTGAGGAAGATCAATCGGATCCTTCTAAAAAAGTTGAATCGCATGTCATGCCTCAAACCGTCTGGGAGGCGGAAAGAGAATTGATTTTGAAAACCCTTGAAAAATCAGGGGGAAATAGAACCCAAACCGCAAAAATACTGGGGATTAGCATCAGAACGGTGCGAAACAAGTTAAGAGATTATCGTGAAACGGGACGATTTATTCAACCGAATGATCCAGGGGTAGGTAAAAGTTGCCCTCTGGAGGAGGCAGAATCTTCCCAGGACAATCGAGAAAACCTGGTGAAGGGTGAAGTGTGA
- a CDS encoding tetratricopeptide repeat protein: protein MAKEDDLPLIPEKGKEQLKRWLKPALDPYEKGEYESALQETKKLLETASKETEREVALFLKGDIYLKLAGDGDTDFLQMAIDSFREANIAFPESVNSARGLWKIGAISSRLGLQYESIASYKRILLKFPDSPYASKALLGIAHTYQVWERWKEALDAYSKISPSSLAPEDRPLAVLGLAETLYYSNDFAHAYMIYSTGLKSYETYLSQQPLTLYHFGDSAYQTGRRKEAKEIFLKFYNIFPRDPLTLMVLSRLVNIFYLEEDGKASTNMVDIIQSLYPGPLGTKITDLINEIEEIKTQECLKKSRKHGLESFIIQKCTEGDPKQVKVPRDGAKVIGDMIDSLLQEPPPSITVQQFVFQEGEQFLRLGKPLMTFEINKKLYPYLEGSPLQRDVLIALNKSAVEAVDKEYQAGNDLGVVEIYFGSADIFSGKLIFGPTGFKIASSLIRNGFYSQALPILETSMNSTTLPQMDEALYLYANTLTETGEYVTARKKLEFFLKKYPESRRKPDVIEALGNILLKAKKYDLAIEKFKLWLSLYAAAPNARNMSLKLASTYDKNQQFREAIPIYQQLLQKEPHLKPVLYQKLGDNYFQLKQYKKAITAYENGLREKGDSRLSDWIRYRIAKSYAAMGQTNKEKELLAELGKTAADPIIKTLSIEKTSSKIEAKK from the coding sequence ATGGCGAAAGAGGATGATCTCCCGCTCATCCCGGAAAAAGGGAAAGAGCAGTTGAAACGATGGTTGAAACCCGCTCTGGACCCTTATGAAAAGGGAGAATACGAAAGCGCGCTTCAGGAAACCAAAAAGCTTCTAGAAACGGCTTCCAAAGAGACTGAAAGAGAGGTCGCCCTTTTTTTGAAGGGGGATATTTATTTAAAACTTGCCGGTGATGGAGATACGGATTTTCTTCAGATGGCAATTGATTCGTTTCGGGAGGCCAACATCGCTTTTCCTGAGTCTGTAAACAGTGCGCGGGGACTCTGGAAGATCGGTGCCATCTCCTCTCGGCTCGGACTTCAATATGAATCGATCGCAAGCTATAAAAGAATTCTCTTGAAGTTTCCGGACTCTCCATATGCTTCCAAAGCGCTTCTCGGTATCGCTCATACTTACCAGGTGTGGGAAAGATGGAAAGAGGCCCTGGATGCCTACAGCAAGATCTCCCCGTCCTCTCTTGCACCCGAGGATCGGCCGCTGGCGGTCCTGGGACTTGCGGAAACGCTTTATTACTCCAATGATTTTGCACATGCCTACATGATTTACAGTACCGGTTTGAAATCGTACGAAACGTATTTATCTCAACAGCCTCTCACCCTCTATCATTTCGGCGATTCGGCCTATCAAACCGGCCGGAGGAAAGAGGCCAAAGAGATCTTCCTGAAATTCTATAACATCTTTCCGAGGGATCCGCTGACGTTGATGGTCTTATCGAGACTGGTCAATATCTTTTATCTCGAAGAAGATGGAAAAGCATCGACCAACATGGTCGATATCATTCAAAGTCTTTATCCCGGACCTCTGGGTACGAAAATCACCGATCTCATTAATGAAATCGAAGAAATCAAAACCCAGGAGTGTCTGAAAAAATCGAGAAAACATGGGCTGGAGTCCTTTATCATTCAAAAGTGTACCGAAGGCGATCCGAAACAGGTTAAAGTGCCTCGCGACGGAGCCAAAGTCATCGGCGATATGATTGACAGCCTTCTTCAGGAACCCCCTCCCTCCATTACGGTACAGCAATTTGTCTTTCAGGAAGGGGAACAGTTCTTGCGTCTCGGCAAACCGCTCATGACATTCGAAATTAATAAGAAGCTCTATCCGTATCTCGAAGGCTCCCCGCTTCAGAGAGATGTCCTCATTGCGCTGAACAAATCTGCGGTCGAAGCGGTCGACAAAGAGTATCAGGCCGGAAATGATTTGGGGGTCGTCGAGATTTATTTCGGTTCCGCGGACATCTTCTCCGGAAAACTAATTTTCGGCCCTACCGGATTTAAAATCGCCTCCAGTCTGATTCGAAACGGATTTTACAGCCAAGCTCTCCCCATCCTTGAAACCTCGATGAACAGTACTACGCTTCCTCAAATGGATGAAGCACTTTACCTTTACGCCAATACCCTGACTGAAACCGGCGAATACGTGACCGCCCGGAAAAAGCTGGAGTTTTTTCTGAAAAAATATCCGGAGAGCCGGCGCAAGCCGGATGTCATCGAAGCGCTCGGAAATATCTTGCTGAAAGCCAAGAAATACGATCTGGCGATTGAGAAATTCAAACTGTGGCTTTCTCTTTATGCCGCCGCACCGAACGCGAGAAATATGAGTCTGAAGCTGGCCTCCACGTATGACAAAAATCAGCAGTTCCGCGAAGCGATCCCAATTTATCAACAGCTTCTTCAGAAAGAGCCTCATCTCAAGCCGGTTCTTTATCAAAAACTGGGCGACAATTATTTTCAGTTAAAACAGTACAAGAAAGCGATTACCGCTTATGAAAACGGACTCCGGGAAAAGGGAGATTCCCGATTGTCTGATTGGATCCGATATCGCATTGCCAAGTCCTATGCCGCTATGGGTCAAACGAACAAAGAAAAAGAGCTCCTGGCCGAACTCGGAAAAACCGCGGCAGATCCGATAATCAAGACATTATCCATTGAAAAAACATCTTCCAAAATCGAGGCCAAAAAATGA
- a CDS encoding sigma-54-dependent Fis family transcriptional regulator, with the protein MPTSQIMIVEDDASVRKMLEMLLNTSGFQTVSLAEGEEALKMAKRTPFHLYLIDHHLPGMTGIDLLKEIRKIDSEAVVIMMTAFGTIESAVDALKAGAYDYLPKPFQIDLVLALVKKALEYYRLKHENLILQKSVQEKYRFENIIGNSPPMQKVFEMIEKVSDSDSTVLLQGESGTGKEVIAKTIHFNSPRKDKPLIPINCGAIPEALLESELFGHEKGAFTGAVSSRLGRFELAHGGTLFLDEISELPLPLQVKLLRVLQEREFERVGGNRSIHVDVRIIAATNQDLEEAVVEKKFRKDLFYRLNVIPIYVPALREHKEDIPLLIDHFLSKFNSKKGRTIQGLTPEALKILMAYSWPGNIRELENLMERMITLRHEGAISPEDIPDKYKRIEPASGSSLFQFPDEGINFTKVVTEFEVHLLNQALVKSKGVKNRAAQLLQLNRTTLVERLKRLDKHSKQTEEITP; encoded by the coding sequence ATGCCGACTTCTCAAATCATGATTGTCGAAGATGACGCATCGGTTCGCAAGATGCTCGAGATGCTTCTCAATACTTCCGGATTTCAAACCGTCTCGCTAGCCGAAGGCGAAGAAGCGCTAAAAATGGCGAAACGGACCCCCTTCCATCTATACCTGATCGACCACCATCTCCCCGGAATGACCGGAATTGACCTGTTAAAGGAGATTCGAAAGATCGATTCTGAAGCGGTGGTCATCATGATGACGGCTTTTGGAACGATTGAATCAGCGGTGGATGCGTTAAAAGCGGGAGCTTACGATTATCTCCCCAAGCCCTTCCAAATTGATCTCGTTCTGGCGCTCGTCAAGAAGGCGCTGGAATATTATCGCCTCAAACATGAAAACCTGATTCTCCAGAAGAGCGTCCAGGAAAAATACCGATTTGAAAATATCATCGGAAACTCTCCCCCGATGCAAAAAGTATTTGAAATGATTGAAAAGGTATCGGACAGCGACAGCACCGTCCTCCTTCAGGGAGAGAGCGGTACAGGGAAGGAGGTCATCGCCAAGACCATTCATTTTAACTCCCCCCGGAAGGACAAGCCGCTGATTCCGATCAATTGCGGCGCGATTCCGGAAGCGCTTCTGGAAAGCGAACTTTTTGGACATGAAAAGGGGGCCTTTACCGGCGCGGTCTCTTCGAGACTCGGCCGGTTTGAGCTTGCCCATGGCGGAACGCTTTTTCTCGATGAGATTAGCGAACTCCCGCTTCCCTTGCAGGTAAAGCTCCTCCGGGTATTGCAAGAACGGGAGTTTGAACGGGTAGGAGGGAACCGTTCGATCCACGTCGATGTCCGGATTATTGCCGCAACCAATCAGGATCTTGAAGAAGCGGTGGTTGAAAAAAAATTCCGTAAAGATCTTTTCTACCGGTTAAACGTCATTCCGATCTATGTCCCCGCCCTGCGAGAACATAAAGAAGATATTCCTCTTTTAATCGATCACTTTCTCTCCAAATTCAACTCGAAAAAAGGGAGAACCATTCAAGGCTTGACGCCTGAGGCGCTCAAGATTCTGATGGCTTACAGCTGGCCCGGCAATATCCGCGAACTGGAAAATCTGATGGAAAGAATGATTACCTTACGGCACGAAGGTGCCATTTCACCGGAAGATATTCCCGATAAATACAAAAGAATTGAGCCTGCATCCGGCTCTTCACTTTTTCAGTTTCCGGATGAAGGGATTAATTTCACCAAGGTGGTCACCGAGTTTGAAGTCCATCTGCTGAATCAGGCCCTTGTCAAATCAAAAGGGGTGAAAAACAGGGCCGCACAACTCCTTCAGCTGAATCGGACCACCCTGGTTGAACGTTTGAAACGGCTCGACAAACATTCGAAACAGACGGAAGAGATCACGCCTTAA
- a CDS encoding ABC-2 family transporter protein: protein MKKYLTLFRINWQNSLQYRASTVIYIVGYGLYISVILYLWMSVYQAGNKMGDYTLTDLLTYYLLQLIVNILILSYISWELIDQIREGFFSNFLIKPLNLLVYWFTVNLSGKLLETIYLSMIGAVLYFFMRDYFWLPHHFSTFIYFGGSLFLAMTLAFLMDFCIALIAFWLIQVRVFKFMLLYLVFFFSGAILPLDLFPQWLQKGVHLLPFQYLAYVPIRIFLEKQENLSSVFTIELFWLLFFFALASWMVSRGVKRYEAVGG, encoded by the coding sequence ATGAAAAAATATTTGACTCTTTTTAGAATCAACTGGCAGAACTCGCTTCAGTACAGGGCCTCGACGGTGATTTATATCGTCGGATACGGCCTCTATATCTCGGTCATTCTTTATCTCTGGATGTCCGTATACCAGGCGGGGAACAAAATGGGGGACTACACCCTGACCGATCTTTTAACCTATTATCTCCTGCAGTTGATTGTGAATATCCTGATCCTTTCTTATATCAGCTGGGAACTGATCGACCAGATCCGGGAAGGTTTCTTTTCAAATTTCCTGATCAAACCGCTGAATCTTCTCGTCTATTGGTTTACTGTCAATCTCTCCGGAAAACTCCTGGAGACGATCTATCTCAGCATGATTGGCGCGGTGCTCTATTTTTTCATGAGGGATTATTTCTGGCTTCCGCATCATTTCTCAACCTTTATATATTTTGGGGGTTCTTTATTTCTGGCCATGACGCTCGCCTTTCTGATGGATTTTTGCATCGCGCTGATCGCTTTCTGGTTGATTCAGGTGAGGGTGTTCAAGTTCATGCTCCTCTACCTGGTCTTCTTCTTTTCCGGAGCGATTCTTCCGCTCGACCTTTTCCCGCAATGGCTCCAGAAAGGGGTTCACCTCCTTCCCTTTCAGTATCTCGCCTATGTGCCGATCCGGATTTTTCTGGAGAAACAAGAGAACCTCTCCTCGGTCTTTACGATTGAATTGTTCTGGCTCCTCTTCTTTTTTGCGTTGGCGAGCTGGATGGTCTCACGCGGGGTGAAGAGATATGAAGCGGTGGGGGGCTGA
- a CDS encoding ABC-2 family transporter protein, with protein MIEAIRRHLKLYIAFLGHNLKNEMMYRANFIILSAMDIFFMGVNVVFFTIIFNNVQTVAGWSYYQMLILIGSVGIVREMAYLTFRQGFLNIGDYIRTGEFDLLLVKPLSPQLHLGFRHISMTESLGEGIMGIILAAIGYYHLPPGSVMAVPLYIIFLFVSLIIYYSFCLIVNSAVFWIIKSQELNTIVYYFMETARYPRDIYRGIGKALFTFVIPISLIATTPASILAGRVSYSLLFLSLSVAGGLLLIGSLIWQVSIRHYSSASS; from the coding sequence ATGATTGAAGCGATTCGACGCCACTTGAAACTTTACATCGCCTTTCTTGGCCACAATTTGAAAAATGAAATGATGTATCGTGCAAACTTTATCATTCTTTCCGCGATGGATATCTTTTTCATGGGGGTTAATGTCGTTTTTTTTACGATTATCTTTAACAATGTCCAGACCGTTGCCGGGTGGAGTTACTATCAGATGCTGATCCTGATCGGAAGTGTGGGAATCGTACGCGAAATGGCCTACCTGACATTCCGACAGGGGTTTTTAAATATCGGCGACTATATCCGAACCGGAGAATTCGACCTCCTATTGGTAAAACCGCTCTCCCCCCAGCTGCATCTCGGATTCCGCCATATTTCCATGACCGAGAGCCTGGGTGAAGGGATCATGGGGATCATCCTGGCTGCGATCGGCTATTATCATCTTCCTCCGGGAAGTGTCATGGCGGTTCCGCTTTATATTATTTTTCTTTTTGTCTCGCTGATCATCTATTATTCCTTTTGTCTGATCGTCAACAGTGCCGTTTTCTGGATTATTAAATCACAGGAGTTAAATACGATTGTTTACTATTTTATGGAGACCGCGCGCTATCCGAGAGACATTTACCGGGGAATCGGAAAGGCGCTGTTTACTTTTGTCATTCCGATTTCGCTGATTGCGACGACGCCGGCCTCGATTCTGGCAGGGCGCGTCAGTTATTCCTTACTTTTTTTGTCGCTTTCCGTCGCCGGAGGATTGTTGTTGATCGGATCTTTAATCTGGCAGGTGAGTATTCGGCATTACTCGTCAGCAAGCAGTTAG
- a CDS encoding ABC transporter ATP-binding protein, protein MSIIEVKNLTKSFDYFNKEPGLIGSIKSLFWRETLYKYAVKDVSFQIEEGELVGFLGPNGAGKTTTLKILAGILLPTGGSAKVLGFDPWKRDKKYQRQFSIVMGQKHQLWWDLPAMESFALNRDIYELDATEYKKNLNLLVELMGLEELLNVQVRKLSLGERMKCELVAALLHQPKVLFLDEPTIGLDVVSQEKIRQFVEEFNQKNKTTIILTSHYMRDVERLCKRVLVINSGGIIYDGSLEELMNKYIDHKIITVQFLKAVPERDLNRFGQVVEKEGLRVVLKTGKKEVPHAVQQMLTEFPVEDLTIEEVKVEEVIRTIFEKTNEAP, encoded by the coding sequence ATGTCCATAATAGAAGTAAAGAATCTCACCAAGAGTTTTGACTATTTTAATAAAGAGCCCGGTCTTATCGGCTCGATCAAATCCCTTTTTTGGCGAGAGACCCTTTACAAGTACGCCGTCAAGGATGTCTCCTTTCAGATTGAAGAGGGAGAACTCGTCGGATTTCTCGGTCCGAACGGGGCGGGCAAAACCACGACGCTCAAAATCCTTGCCGGAATTCTGCTTCCGACCGGAGGGAGCGCCAAGGTGTTGGGTTTCGACCCCTGGAAAAGAGATAAAAAATACCAGCGGCAATTTTCCATCGTGATGGGACAAAAACATCAGCTCTGGTGGGATCTTCCGGCAATGGAATCCTTTGCCTTGAATCGCGATATTTATGAATTGGATGCGACGGAATATAAAAAGAACCTGAACTTGTTGGTGGAACTCATGGGATTGGAAGAACTCCTCAATGTCCAGGTCCGAAAACTTTCGCTAGGCGAGCGGATGAAATGCGAGCTGGTGGCCGCGCTATTGCATCAGCCCAAAGTCCTCTTTCTCGACGAACCGACAATTGGTCTCGATGTCGTCTCCCAGGAAAAGATCCGCCAATTTGTCGAAGAGTTCAATCAGAAGAATAAGACGACGATTATCCTGACCAGCCATTACATGCGGGATGTCGAGCGATTGTGTAAAAGAGTCCTGGTGATCAATAGCGGCGGGATTATCTACGACGGGTCGCTCGAAGAGCTGATGAACAAATATATCGACCATAAAATCATCACCGTACAGTTTCTCAAGGCGGTTCCCGAACGTGATCTGAATCGGTTCGGACAGGTCGTTGAAAAAGAAGGACTCCGTGTGGTATTAAAAACCGGAAAGAAAGAGGTCCCTCATGCAGTACAGCAGATGTTGACGGAGTTTCCGGTTGAAGATCTGACGATTGAAGAGGTGAAAGTCGAAGAGGTCATTCGGACCATTTTTGAAAAGACTAATGAAGCCCCTTAG